A section of the Deinococcus taeanensis genome encodes:
- the trmFO gene encoding methylenetetrahydrofolate--tRNA-(uracil(54)-C(5))-methyltransferase (FADH(2)-oxidizing) TrmFO, with protein sequence MGGLPVHCAAVSERMITVIGAGLAGSEAALAAARLGVRVRLHEMRPVKMTPAHRSGNFAELVCSNSLGGEGELQSKGLLQAELRSVGGAIVGAADASKLPAGNALAVEREEFSARVTRAVREHPLIEVVEGEVTAVPDGVAVIASGPLTSDALAEDVARLTGSERLSFHDAAAPVIAFESINMDVAWRAGRYEQSADYINCPFTKDEYLAFFGALEQARAHTPHDWEKLEFFEGCMPIEEIARRGVDTPRFGPMSPKGLDDPRTGRWPYAVAQLRQEDREGRMWSLVGFQTGLKWGDQKAVVNLIPGLETAEIVRYGVMHRNTYLNAPLVLDATLQLRADPTKLVAGVLAGTEGYLESAATGWLAGTNAARLALGLPAVTPPAESMLGGLTRYLASANPKGFQPMNVNWALVPELPVVLNERTGKPRKLGKREKRPVMFRRGLNAFMDWAAQDVGLTVTPPALLPAAEPESLPALG encoded by the coding sequence CTGGGCGGTCTTCCCGTACACTGCGCGGCTGTGAGTGAGCGAATGATCACGGTGATTGGGGCGGGCCTGGCGGGTTCGGAGGCGGCGCTGGCAGCGGCGCGGCTGGGCGTGCGGGTGCGGCTGCACGAGATGCGGCCGGTGAAGATGACCCCGGCGCACCGCAGCGGGAACTTCGCGGAACTCGTGTGCAGCAATTCCCTGGGCGGCGAGGGGGAATTGCAGAGCAAGGGCCTGCTGCAGGCGGAGCTGCGCAGTGTGGGCGGCGCGATTGTCGGCGCGGCGGACGCGTCGAAGCTGCCGGCGGGCAATGCACTGGCGGTGGAGCGTGAGGAGTTCAGCGCGCGGGTCACGCGGGCGGTGCGGGAGCACCCGCTTATTGAGGTGGTGGAGGGTGAGGTGACGGCGGTGCCGGACGGCGTGGCGGTGATCGCGTCGGGGCCGCTCACCTCGGATGCGCTGGCGGAGGACGTGGCCCGCCTGACCGGCAGTGAACGCCTGAGTTTTCATGACGCGGCGGCGCCGGTCATTGCGTTTGAGAGCATCAACATGGATGTGGCGTGGCGGGCCGGACGGTACGAGCAGAGCGCGGACTACATCAACTGTCCGTTCACCAAAGACGAGTACCTGGCCTTCTTCGGGGCACTGGAACAGGCGCGGGCGCACACGCCGCACGACTGGGAGAAGCTGGAGTTCTTCGAGGGGTGCATGCCGATCGAGGAGATCGCGCGCCGCGGTGTGGACACGCCGCGTTTCGGGCCGATGTCCCCGAAAGGCCTGGATGATCCGCGGACAGGGCGCTGGCCGTACGCGGTCGCGCAGCTGCGCCAGGAGGACCGTGAGGGCCGCATGTGGTCACTGGTGGGCTTCCAGACGGGCCTGAAGTGGGGCGACCAGAAGGCCGTCGTGAACCTGATTCCGGGTCTGGAGACCGCGGAGATCGTGCGTTACGGCGTGATGCACCGCAACACGTATCTGAACGCGCCGCTGGTGCTGGACGCGACGCTGCAGCTGCGGGCGGACCCCACGAAACTCGTGGCGGGCGTGCTGGCGGGCACGGAAGGTTACCTGGAGTCGGCGGCGACCGGGTGGCTGGCCGGCACGAACGCGGCGCGCCTGGCGCTGGGCCTGCCGGCGGTCACCCCCCCGGCGGAGAGCATGCTGGGCGGCCTGACGCGGTACCTGGCGAGCGCGAACCCGAAGGGCTTCCAGCCGATGAACGTGAACTGGGCGCTGGTGCCCGAGCTGCCCGTGGTGCTCAACGAGCGCACCGGGAAGCCCCGGAAGCTGGGCAAGCGGGAGAAACGCCCGGTGATGTTCCGCCGCGGCCTGAACGCGTTCATGGACTGGGCCGCGCAGGACGTGGGCCTGACGGTCACCCCGCCTGCCCTGCTGCCCGCCGCTGAGCCTGAGAGTCTTCCGGCGCTGGGCTGA
- a CDS encoding YdcF family protein, with product MIAVKLPRMRVHPAKQVAGGAAIAAGLSVLAAFMGDVRASAPLLLTLIVLGGVAGAFRASRVALQVGAALLTAGLAACLLTPVLRGPLAALTLSEPPRHADVIVVLGGGVQCGPGALEASSLARLVRGLELWRAGYAPVITVSEQSGLIGPRDCPKLSGLARGVTGALYPDSGPEVLTLANVTTTRDEAARVRDLARARRWSHALLVTSPSHSRRAAALFRATGLRVTSVAAPEPRFDPTLPHPADRLWAARILAYEVLSRVKADLGGTPER from the coding sequence GTGATCGCCGTTAAACTGCCCCGCATGCGCGTGCATCCGGCAAAGCAGGTGGCAGGCGGCGCGGCCATCGCGGCGGGCCTGTCCGTTCTGGCGGCGTTCATGGGAGACGTGCGGGCCTCCGCCCCGCTGCTGCTGACGCTGATTGTGCTGGGCGGCGTGGCGGGCGCGTTCCGGGCGTCGCGCGTGGCCCTGCAGGTGGGGGCCGCGCTGCTCACGGCGGGGCTGGCCGCGTGCCTGCTCACGCCGGTACTGCGCGGCCCGCTCGCGGCACTGACCCTGAGTGAACCGCCGCGGCACGCGGACGTGATTGTGGTTCTTGGCGGCGGCGTGCAGTGCGGGCCGGGCGCCCTGGAAGCCAGCAGTCTTGCCCGGCTCGTACGCGGCCTGGAACTGTGGCGCGCCGGGTACGCGCCGGTCATCACGGTGTCGGAACAGTCCGGCCTGATCGGCCCGCGCGACTGCCCGAAACTCAGCGGCCTGGCGCGCGGCGTCACAGGCGCGCTGTACCCCGACAGCGGACCTGAAGTGCTGACCCTGGCAAACGTCACCACCACCCGGGACGAGGCGGCGCGCGTGCGTGACCTCGCGCGGGCCCGGCGGTGGTCGCACGCCCTGCTGGTCACCTCGCCCAGTCACTCCCGGCGCGCTGCGGCGCTGTTCCGGGCGACGGGCCTTCGCGTGACGAGCGTGGCGGCTCCGGAGCCCCGCTTCGATCCGACGCTGCCGCACCCCGCCGACCGCCTGTGGGCCGCCCGGATCCTGGCGTACGAGGTTCTGTCGCGCGTGAAGGCGGACCTTGGCGGCACCCCGGAACGTTAG
- a CDS encoding DUF305 domain-containing protein, which produces MTRRPPPVLLTLAALSALLILAALLFGPRLVPPGETSREVRFVREMIQHHTQAIDMATRIRDRTRNAELRTLALDIMLSQQEQVGQMHGWLTLWGRPWAGEGMSAGHARAMGMATPAEVNRITALPEGQAEVTFLQLMTRHHQGALQMVTPVLRSGVRPEVQALARQIQAAQSAEITLMTRLLGGREAQPLPSPAGMPGMNMGGHEH; this is translated from the coding sequence ATGACCCGCCGCCCGCCGCCCGTCCTGCTGACCCTCGCCGCCCTGTCGGCCCTGCTGATCCTCGCCGCGCTGCTGTTCGGCCCGCGCCTCGTGCCCCCCGGTGAGACGAGCCGGGAGGTGAGGTTCGTTCGGGAGATGATCCAGCATCACACCCAGGCGATCGACATGGCCACCCGCATCCGCGACCGCACCAGGAACGCGGAACTGCGGACCCTGGCGCTGGACATCATGCTCAGTCAGCAGGAGCAGGTCGGGCAGATGCACGGCTGGCTGACCCTCTGGGGGCGCCCCTGGGCCGGGGAGGGCATGAGCGCCGGGCACGCCCGCGCCATGGGTATGGCGACGCCGGCCGAGGTGAACCGCATCACGGCGCTGCCCGAGGGCCAGGCCGAGGTGACGTTCCTGCAACTCATGACCCGCCACCACCAGGGCGCCCTGCAGATGGTGACCCCCGTGCTCAGGAGCGGCGTGCGGCCCGAAGTTCAGGCGCTGGCCCGGCAGATTCAGGCGGCGCAGAGCGCCGAGATCACCCTCATGACGCGCCTGCTCGGCGGCCGGGAGGCGCAGCCTCTGCCATCGCCGGCCGGCATGCCCGGCATGAACATGGGCGGTCACGAGCACTGA
- a CDS encoding glycine--tRNA ligase, producing MPAQSMEELVSLCKRRGFIFQGSEIYGGLQGFYDYGPLGVELKNNIKAAWWRSNVYERDDMEGLDASIIMHRQVLRHSGHEATFSDPMVDNKKNNKRYRLDHLVKDQKADVIARVAEAMGESAENFPALVAALNASPARASEALRAAGVRDPFSGEVGEWTDPKPFNMMFKTTIGPVADDESYGYLRPETAQGIFTNFKNVVDSTSRRLPFGIAQIGKAFRNEITPRNFIFRVRELEQMEIEFFCAPGTDEEWHQHWLERRLAWWEAQGVPRGKIEILDVPKEDLAHYSKRTYDLMYDYPTLGHEEIEGIANRSDYDLGSHTKAQGELNLVARVEENLDSIAKLTIPHPETNKPVVPFVIEPSAGVDRAMLAVLSEAFTKETLENGNERIVLKLRPHLAPIKVAVIPLARNKPELVDLARSIKSDLQKLGLGRILLEDSGNIGKAYRRHDEVGTPYCVTVDFDTVGKGEDASLTDTVTVRDRDTLAQERVKISDLSTYLQAKLK from the coding sequence ATGCCCGCACAATCGATGGAAGAACTCGTCAGCCTGTGCAAACGCCGCGGCTTCATTTTCCAGGGCAGTGAGATCTACGGGGGCCTGCAGGGCTTCTACGACTACGGTCCGCTGGGCGTGGAACTGAAGAACAACATCAAGGCCGCGTGGTGGCGCAGCAACGTGTACGAGCGCGACGACATGGAGGGCCTGGACGCGAGCATCATCATGCACCGCCAGGTGCTGCGCCACTCGGGCCACGAGGCGACCTTCAGTGACCCGATGGTGGACAACAAGAAGAACAACAAACGTTACCGCCTTGATCACCTCGTCAAGGACCAGAAGGCGGACGTGATCGCCCGGGTGGCCGAAGCGATGGGCGAGAGTGCGGAGAACTTCCCGGCGCTCGTGGCGGCCCTGAACGCCAGCCCCGCGCGGGCCAGCGAGGCGCTGCGCGCCGCAGGTGTGCGTGATCCGTTCAGCGGCGAGGTGGGCGAGTGGACGGACCCCAAGCCGTTCAACATGATGTTCAAGACCACCATCGGTCCGGTCGCGGACGACGAGAGCTACGGGTACCTGCGTCCGGAAACCGCGCAGGGCATCTTCACGAACTTCAAGAACGTCGTGGACTCCACCAGCCGCCGCCTGCCGTTCGGAATTGCGCAGATCGGCAAGGCGTTCCGCAACGAGATCACGCCCCGCAACTTCATCTTCCGGGTGCGTGAACTGGAGCAGATGGAAATCGAGTTCTTCTGCGCCCCTGGTACGGACGAGGAGTGGCACCAGCACTGGCTGGAACGGCGCCTGGCGTGGTGGGAAGCGCAGGGCGTGCCCCGCGGGAAGATCGAGATTCTCGACGTGCCCAAGGAGGACCTCGCGCACTACTCCAAGCGAACGTACGACCTGATGTACGACTACCCCACCCTGGGGCACGAGGAGATCGAGGGGATCGCCAACCGCAGCGACTACGACCTGGGCAGCCACACCAAGGCGCAGGGGGAACTGAACCTTGTGGCGCGGGTGGAGGAGAACCTGGACTCCATTGCGAAACTCACCATTCCGCACCCGGAAACGAACAAGCCGGTGGTGCCGTTCGTGATTGAGCCGTCCGCAGGGGTGGACCGCGCGATGCTGGCCGTGCTGAGCGAGGCCTTCACCAAGGAAACACTGGAGAACGGCAACGAGCGCATCGTGTTGAAGCTGCGCCCGCACCTTGCGCCCATCAAGGTGGCGGTCATTCCGCTGGCGCGCAACAAGCCCGAACTCGTGGACCTGGCGCGCAGCATCAAGAGCGACCTTCAGAAACTCGGCCTGGGCCGCATCCTGCTGGAAGACAGCGGGAACATCGGCAAGGCGTACCGCCGGCACGATGAGGTGGGCACCCCGTACTGCGTGACCGTGGATTTCGACACGGTGGGCAAGGGCGAGGACGCCAGCCTGACCGATACGGTGACCGTGCGGGACCGGGATACGCTTGCGCAGGAACGCGTGAAGATCAGTGACCTGAGCACGTACCTTCAGGCGAAGCTGAAGTAG